The proteins below come from a single Roseiflexus sp. RS-1 genomic window:
- a CDS encoding transposase → MGWGRDAALRGIARILDRLGITWQRARSHGPSPDPHDQAKLQEIADVVEDARAHPNQVVTVDRDDVTVTRRPTLANGYGQAGADQVRAERSLATDGDLRIVGSLDVVTGQVVTRRAKTMGLATLAPFFPDRRAAYPEAERIDVILDNWPVHGHPDVLVALEPQTTRWAFSRPGNGPATPSGRAVRRAGDVRRPIQLMPLPTYASWCNPIEKLWRWMRQEVTRVHRWATDLDQLRSHLDAFFASFATGSPKLVPYVGLG, encoded by the coding sequence TTGGGGTGGGGACGCGACGCCGCGCTGCGCGGGATCGCCCGCATCCTGGATCGGTTGGGCATCACCTGGCAGCGCGCCCGCAGTCATGGGCCTAGCCCTGATCCTCACGATCAGGCCAAACTGCAGGAGATTGCGGACGTGGTGGAGGATGCCCGCGCGCACCCCAACCAGGTGGTGACCGTGGATCGGGATGACGTCACGGTCACCCGGCGCCCGACCCTGGCCAACGGGTATGGACAGGCAGGCGCCGATCAGGTGCGGGCGGAACGGAGTCTGGCGACCGATGGTGACCTGCGCATCGTGGGCAGTTTGGACGTCGTGACGGGCCAAGTGGTCACCCGGCGGGCGAAGACGATGGGCCTGGCGACGCTGGCGCCGTTCTTCCCGGACCGGCGCGCTGCCTATCCTGAGGCTGAGCGCATCGATGTCATTCTGGATAATTGGCCGGTCCATGGTCATCCGGATGTCCTGGTGGCGCTTGAGCCGCAAACGACCCGCTGGGCGTTTTCCCGTCCTGGCAATGGGCCGGCCACCCCCAGTGGACGGGCCGTGCGCCGGGCTGGAGATGTCCGCCGGCCCATCCAACTGATGCCGTTGCCGACGTATGCGTCGTGGTGCAACCCGATCGAGAAGCTGTGGCGGTGGATGCGTCAGGAGGTCACCCGCGTGCATCGCTGGGCGACGGATCTCGATCAGTTGCGCAGCCATCTGGATGCCTTCTTCGCGTCATTTGCAACCGGCTCGCCAAAGCTTGTACCGTATGTCGGTCTCGGATAG
- a CDS encoding alpha/beta fold hydrolase, which translates to MDNYQHIWLNNTTLTYIDQGHGAPVVLVHGSGPTDLRTWERQIEPFAAHFRVIAYSRRCHYPNPPAGDHADSASTRTHARDLAALITALQLGRVHLIGFSFGADIVLRLAVDRPDLARTLTITEPPLHSWLAALPGGIDLLAQRAAAILPAKRAVQQGDLEHGARLFIDGMMGNGVFDQLPPSARQRIMDNARLIGAEPTEIDAMGAEDITRSEAATIQTPTLLLTGDASPPMFLLVSRELARYLPNVEQVQIRGASHLLHVMQPQAYNAVVLEFLTRHGGQGSSHV; encoded by the coding sequence ATGGACAACTACCAGCACATCTGGCTGAACAACACCACGCTGACATACATCGATCAGGGGCATGGTGCGCCGGTGGTTCTCGTTCACGGCAGCGGACCGACCGATCTGCGCACATGGGAGCGGCAGATCGAGCCGTTCGCCGCCCACTTCCGCGTCATTGCCTACAGTCGACGATGCCACTACCCAAACCCGCCTGCCGGTGATCACGCCGATAGTGCTTCAACCCGCACCCATGCGCGTGATCTGGCTGCGCTGATCACTGCGCTCCAGTTGGGACGTGTCCACCTGATCGGCTTTTCGTTCGGCGCGGATATTGTTCTACGTCTGGCAGTGGATCGTCCTGACCTGGCGCGTACACTTACCATCACAGAACCGCCGTTGCACTCGTGGCTCGCCGCGCTGCCCGGCGGGATCGACCTCCTGGCGCAGCGCGCAGCAGCGATCCTTCCGGCGAAACGCGCCGTGCAGCAGGGCGACCTGGAACATGGCGCGCGGCTCTTTATCGACGGCATGATGGGGAACGGCGTGTTCGATCAACTGCCGCCATCAGCCCGCCAGCGTATCATGGACAATGCCCGCCTGATCGGCGCCGAGCCGACAGAGATCGACGCGATGGGAGCGGAGGACATCACCCGCAGCGAAGCAGCGACGATCCAGACGCCGACGCTCCTGCTCACCGGCGACGCAAGTCCGCCGATGTTCCTGCTCGTCAGCCGGGAACTGGCGCGCTACCTGCCGAACGTCGAACAGGTGCAGATACGTGGCGCCTCTCATCTCCTGCACGTCATGCAACCGCAGGCGTACAACGCGGTTGTTCTGGAGTTTCTGACCAGGCACGGGGGTCAGGGGTCCTCTCACGTGTAG
- a CDS encoding SDR family NAD(P)-dependent oxidoreductase, with translation MDFTDQVAIVVGGSGAIGAAVAAMLAERGALVVAGYCRNAAAAANVVARCRGMRGSVVARQVDARDPQSVDALVDTVAGEHGRLDIVVFCAGAMRLMPVETLGIAQWNETLMLHLDGAYHVCRAALRRMMRRRYGRIVNVAALHGLAGGPHQADFSAATGGMLGLTRTLAREAAPWNITVNAVAPGLIETPQLATIPEEMRAWGERVIALRRVGKPEEVAAAIVFLASPLASYITGQTLVVDGGWRMAP, from the coding sequence ATGGATTTCACCGATCAGGTTGCAATTGTTGTTGGCGGATCGGGAGCGATTGGCGCAGCGGTAGCGGCGATGCTCGCCGAACGTGGCGCGCTGGTCGTTGCCGGATACTGCCGGAATGCTGCTGCGGCAGCGAATGTCGTTGCCAGATGCCGCGGGATGCGTGGCAGCGTTGTGGCGCGCCAGGTCGATGCCCGCGATCCGCAGTCGGTTGATGCACTGGTCGATACCGTCGCCGGGGAGCACGGGCGTCTGGATATTGTCGTGTTCTGCGCTGGCGCAATGCGCCTGATGCCGGTCGAAACGCTCGGCATCGCGCAGTGGAACGAGACGCTGATGCTGCATCTCGACGGCGCATACCATGTGTGCCGTGCGGCGTTGCGTCGCATGATGCGGCGGCGCTACGGGCGGATCGTCAATGTTGCGGCGCTCCACGGGTTGGCAGGCGGTCCGCACCAGGCGGATTTTTCTGCGGCAACCGGCGGAATGCTGGGGTTGACGCGCACGCTGGCGCGGGAAGCGGCGCCCTGGAACATCACCGTCAACGCGGTCGCGCCTGGTCTGATCGAGACGCCGCAACTGGCGACAATCCCGGAGGAGATGCGCGCCTGGGGGGAGCGGGTCATTGCGTTGCGCCGCGTCGGGAAGCCAGAGGAAGTGGCGGCGGCGATCGTCTTCCTGGCATCGCCGCTTGCGTCGTACATTACCGGGCAGACACTTGTGGTCGATGGTGGATGGCGGATGGCGCCGTAA
- a CDS encoding ABC transporter ATP-binding protein — protein sequence MAFIIADRLTKTFPGETRPAVDQVSFEIKQGEFVVLLGPSGCGKTTLLKMINRLYEPTSGRLLIDGVDVRSMPATALRRRIGYVIQQTGLFPHLRIEQNIAVVPQLLRWDRARIEARIDELLDLVELPRSYRRRYPRQLSGGEQQRVGLARALAADPSLMLMDEPFGALDAITRARLQEELLRIQQRLHKTILFVTHDVDEALRLADRLLIMRAGRIVQFDTPLAVLAEPADDFVRDLLGADDVLRRLSLLTVADALASDGMNGDHTAHGSQETLNPGDNLREALIRMLRSGGQPLPVVDNGRQLGRISPDTIAAALTRKTHALPD from the coding sequence ATGGCATTCATTATTGCCGATCGACTGACGAAAACGTTTCCTGGCGAGACTCGTCCGGCAGTCGATCAGGTCTCGTTCGAGATCAAACAGGGTGAGTTCGTTGTTTTGCTGGGACCGTCCGGTTGCGGCAAGACGACGCTGCTCAAAATGATCAACCGCCTCTACGAGCCGACATCCGGACGCCTGTTGATCGACGGAGTCGATGTGCGTTCGATGCCGGCAACTGCGTTGCGCCGTCGCATCGGGTATGTCATCCAGCAGACGGGGCTGTTCCCCCATCTGCGCATCGAACAGAACATCGCCGTCGTTCCACAACTGCTCCGCTGGGATCGCGCGCGGATCGAGGCGCGGATCGACGAATTGCTCGACCTGGTGGAACTGCCGCGTTCCTACCGCCGTCGCTACCCGCGGCAGTTATCCGGGGGCGAACAGCAGCGTGTCGGTCTGGCGCGCGCACTTGCCGCAGACCCTTCGCTGATGCTCATGGACGAACCTTTTGGCGCGCTCGATGCGATTACCCGCGCCCGGCTCCAGGAAGAGTTGTTGCGCATTCAGCAGCGTCTCCACAAAACGATCCTGTTCGTGACGCACGATGTCGATGAAGCGCTGCGCCTGGCGGATCGACTGCTGATCATGCGCGCCGGGCGCATTGTACAGTTCGATACGCCGCTGGCAGTGCTGGCGGAACCGGCGGACGACTTTGTGCGTGACCTGCTCGGCGCCGACGATGTGCTGCGGCGTCTCAGTTTGCTCACTGTCGCCGATGCGCTTGCCAGCGACGGTATGAATGGCGATCACACCGCTCACGGGAGCCAGGAGACATTGAATCCTGGCGATAATCTGCGCGAGGCGCTTATCCGCATGCTGCGATCCGGCGGGCAACCGCTGCCGGTGGTTGACAATGGTCGGCAGTTAGGGCGGATTTCGCCCGACACGATCGCTGCCGCGCTGACGCGCAAAACCCATGCGCTACCTGATTGA
- a CDS encoding glycine betaine ABC transporter substrate-binding protein, translated as MVRSIRMLLAFTTLVGVLLAACSAPAQTTQPTAAPQPAPAEAAPVRIGSKNFTEAILVAEMYALALEDAGIRVERKFNLGATPVAHTALVNGEIDLYPEYTSTGLLEVLKQAPIADAKGILEAVRKGYEEQFKLTWLEPSPFNNTNALAMTRQRAEELGIRTYSDLVARSGELKLGGPPEFPEREDTKGLMAAYGFDPKFIGDNFVQLDTGALRYEALTKGDIDVVVAFGTDGQINGLGLALLEDDKNYYPIYQIAPVIRQDTLAANPAIAETLNKLAPLLTNDVMSGLNWQVDGPEKKEIADVARTFLQQQGFIK; from the coding sequence ATGGTGCGATCAATCCGAATGTTGTTGGCGTTCACCACGCTGGTCGGTGTTCTCCTCGCAGCCTGTAGCGCTCCGGCGCAAACGACGCAACCAACCGCTGCACCGCAGCCCGCCCCCGCAGAAGCCGCACCGGTCCGCATTGGATCGAAAAACTTCACCGAAGCTATTCTGGTCGCCGAGATGTACGCGCTGGCGCTGGAAGACGCTGGCATCCGCGTCGAACGCAAGTTTAACCTCGGTGCAACACCGGTGGCGCACACGGCGCTGGTCAACGGCGAGATCGATCTGTACCCGGAGTATACGTCGACCGGTTTGCTCGAAGTGTTGAAGCAGGCGCCGATCGCCGATGCGAAGGGCATTCTGGAAGCAGTGCGCAAGGGGTATGAGGAACAGTTCAAACTGACCTGGCTCGAACCATCGCCGTTCAACAATACGAATGCCCTGGCGATGACCCGCCAGCGCGCCGAAGAACTGGGCATCCGCACCTACTCCGACCTGGTGGCGCGGTCGGGTGAACTGAAACTCGGCGGACCGCCGGAGTTCCCGGAGCGTGAAGATACCAAAGGGTTGATGGCAGCGTATGGGTTCGATCCCAAGTTCATCGGCGATAACTTTGTACAACTCGATACCGGCGCGCTGCGCTACGAGGCGCTCACGAAAGGCGATATCGATGTGGTCGTCGCCTTCGGCACCGATGGACAGATCAATGGACTGGGACTGGCGTTGCTGGAGGACGATAAGAACTATTACCCGATCTACCAGATTGCGCCGGTCATCCGGCAGGATACGCTCGCCGCAAATCCCGCCATCGCTGAGACGCTCAACAAACTGGCGCCACTCCTGACCAACGACGTCATGTCGGGGTTGAACTGGCAGGTCGATGGTCCGGAGAAGAAGGAGATCGCCGACGTGGCGCGCACCTTCCTGCAACAGCAAGGGTTTATCAAGTAG
- a CDS encoding RNA 2'-phosphotransferase: MPDLVRTSKFLSLILRHKPERIGLTLDANGWADVDDLIRLANQHGFPLTLSLLERVVAENDKRRFTLSDDGRRIRANQGHSLKVDLQLSPSPPPHLLYHGTASRFLESIRAEGLRAGRRQHVHLSADIATARQVGQRHGKPVVLVVHAARMAAAGHRFYLSANGVWLTERVPVEFIEFP, encoded by the coding sequence ATGCCTGATCTTGTCAGAACGAGTAAATTCCTCAGTCTTATTCTGCGCCACAAGCCGGAGCGCATCGGATTAACGCTGGACGCGAATGGATGGGCAGATGTTGATGATCTGATCCGCCTCGCCAACCAGCACGGCTTTCCGCTAACCCTCTCGCTGCTCGAACGGGTCGTCGCCGAAAACGACAAGCGACGCTTTACGTTGAGCGATGATGGGCGCAGAATCCGGGCGAATCAGGGTCACTCGCTGAAGGTGGATCTGCAACTTTCTCCGTCCCCGCCTCCACACCTGCTCTACCACGGTACTGCTTCCCGGTTTCTCGAGTCGATCAGAGCCGAAGGACTGCGCGCTGGCAGACGTCAGCATGTCCATCTCTCAGCAGACATAGCCACGGCACGACAGGTTGGTCAGCGACACGGCAAACCGGTGGTGCTCGTCGTTCATGCTGCCAGGATGGCGGCAGCCGGGCATCGGTTCTATCTGTCTGCCAATGGAGTCTGGCTGACAGAACGTGTGCCGGTTGAGTTTATCGAGTTTCCGTAA
- a CDS encoding tetratricopeptide repeat protein codes for MSLVNKSASGSVIDVNERTFRAEVLERSRTVPVVVDFWAPWCGPCRVLGPILERLAAEAKGAWILAKLNVDENPRLAQMFQVQGIPAVKAFRDGRVVDEFTGALPESQVRAWLKRIMPPPPASPADRLAAEAAAIEERDPLGAKARYESALSFDPNHSASLFGLGRLMLMAGDPAGAEMLKKVPSDAPQAKQAQAWLALADLIAEAEETNPSTLLERIEQNPADLEARWLLAAHQLRGQRYADAIQTLLAIVMRNRAFRDDGARKMLLALFTALGDQHPLTVQGRRDLANAMF; via the coding sequence GTGTCTCTCGTCAACAAAAGCGCGAGCGGTTCTGTCATCGATGTCAACGAACGCACCTTCCGCGCCGAGGTGCTCGAACGCTCACGCACGGTTCCGGTTGTCGTTGATTTCTGGGCGCCCTGGTGCGGTCCCTGCCGCGTGCTGGGTCCCATTCTGGAACGGCTGGCTGCCGAGGCGAAAGGCGCCTGGATTCTGGCAAAACTGAATGTGGACGAGAATCCGCGCCTGGCGCAGATGTTCCAGGTCCAGGGCATCCCGGCGGTCAAAGCGTTTCGCGATGGCCGGGTGGTGGACGAATTTACCGGCGCGCTGCCCGAATCGCAGGTGCGCGCGTGGCTGAAGCGCATCATGCCGCCGCCGCCCGCTTCGCCTGCCGACCGTCTGGCGGCGGAGGCGGCAGCGATTGAGGAGCGTGATCCGCTCGGCGCCAAAGCGCGGTATGAAAGCGCACTCTCGTTCGATCCCAATCATAGCGCCAGCCTGTTTGGGTTGGGGCGCCTGATGCTCATGGCGGGCGACCCGGCAGGCGCCGAAATGTTGAAGAAGGTTCCGTCCGACGCGCCACAGGCGAAACAGGCGCAGGCATGGCTGGCGCTCGCCGATCTGATCGCCGAAGCGGAAGAGACCAATCCGTCAACGCTGTTGGAGCGCATTGAGCAGAATCCAGCGGATCTCGAGGCGCGCTGGTTGCTGGCGGCGCATCAACTGCGCGGGCAACGCTACGCCGATGCGATCCAGACCCTGCTGGCAATTGTTATGCGCAATCGCGCATTCCGTGATGACGGCGCGCGCAAGATGCTACTCGCACTGTTCACTGCACTCGGCGATCAGCACCCGCTCACCGTCCAGGGGCGACGCGATCTGGCGAATGCAATGTTCTAA
- a CDS encoding phytoene desaturase family protein, which yields MDLPIIIIGGGLGGLSAAIHLAARGRRVVLLEKNERVGGKLNLVEADGFLFDTGPSLLTMPWVLRSVFTAAGRRMEEALTITQLEPICRYRWPDGARFDAHQNLPRLIEEIERIEPADVSGFLRFLAYAERIYRAAEGPFLLRPFDGIRSLLTPELFTGTLQIDPFRTVDQAVSSFFRSRYLRQVFNRYASYNGSSPFRAPATFNLIPYVEFAQGAWHVSGGMYQIARALEQLARELGVEIRACTPVEHIEVSNNAATGVILAGGERLAASRVIVNADPRYAYATLLPGHEKTAARLAQLELSYSGFVLLLGINRIYPDLAHHNIFFSSDYRAEFAAIVDMQVPAPDPTIYVCAASVTDPRLAPPGHMNLFVLVNAPVLNPRVNWAREAQGYRNLILHKLERMGLENLSQHIVIEQIWTPETINQRYNAPGGSIYGLASNNPWTAFMRPPLRARDVRGVYFVGGGTHPGGGIPLVLLSGRAVAERVMADSA from the coding sequence ATGGACCTCCCGATCATCATCATTGGCGGCGGGCTTGGCGGACTATCCGCCGCCATTCACCTGGCAGCGCGCGGTCGGCGCGTGGTTCTGCTCGAAAAAAACGAACGGGTCGGCGGCAAACTGAACCTGGTCGAGGCGGATGGATTTCTGTTCGATACCGGTCCCTCGCTGCTGACAATGCCCTGGGTGTTACGGTCGGTCTTTACTGCCGCAGGGCGACGCATGGAGGAAGCGCTGACCATTACGCAACTCGAACCCATCTGCCGGTACCGCTGGCCCGACGGTGCACGGTTCGACGCTCACCAGAATCTGCCACGCCTCATCGAGGAAATCGAACGGATCGAACCGGCGGATGTTTCGGGGTTTCTCCGCTTTCTTGCCTACGCTGAACGGATTTATCGGGCGGCGGAAGGACCATTTTTGCTCCGACCCTTCGACGGGATCCGAAGTCTGCTCACGCCTGAACTCTTCACCGGAACGTTGCAGATCGACCCCTTCCGCACGGTCGATCAGGCAGTCAGCAGTTTTTTCCGCAGCCGGTATCTGCGCCAGGTATTCAATCGCTATGCATCGTATAATGGATCATCGCCATTTCGCGCACCGGCAACGTTCAACCTCATTCCTTATGTCGAGTTTGCTCAGGGTGCGTGGCATGTTTCTGGCGGAATGTATCAGATCGCACGCGCACTCGAACAACTGGCGCGTGAACTGGGGGTCGAAATCCGCGCCTGCACACCTGTCGAACACATCGAGGTCAGCAACAATGCCGCAACCGGCGTCATCCTGGCTGGCGGTGAGCGACTTGCTGCCTCCCGGGTGATTGTCAATGCCGACCCACGCTACGCATATGCAACGTTGTTGCCCGGACATGAAAAAACCGCCGCACGCCTTGCACAGCTGGAACTATCGTACAGCGGATTCGTGCTATTGCTGGGGATCAATCGCATCTACCCCGACCTGGCGCACCACAATATCTTTTTCTCTTCCGACTATCGCGCCGAATTTGCCGCCATCGTCGATATGCAGGTTCCCGCACCCGATCCAACAATCTACGTTTGCGCAGCATCAGTAACCGATCCGCGCCTGGCGCCTCCCGGTCATATGAACCTGTTCGTTCTGGTCAACGCCCCGGTGCTCAATCCGCGGGTCAACTGGGCACGCGAAGCGCAGGGGTATCGCAATCTGATCCTGCACAAACTCGAGCGCATGGGACTGGAGAACCTGAGCCAGCATATCGTCATCGAGCAGATCTGGACGCCAGAAACGATCAATCAACGCTACAACGCGCCGGGGGGATCGATCTATGGACTGGCATCGAACAATCCGTGGACAGCATTCATGCGTCCGCCGCTGCGCGCCCGTGACGTGCGCGGCGTCTACTTCGTCGGCGGCGGGACCCATCCCGGCGGCGGCATTCCACTGGTACTACTTTCCGGGCGCGCCGTCGCCGAGCGTGTCATGGCGGATTCCGCCTGA
- the sppA gene encoding signal peptide peptidase SppA, with amino-acid sequence MLSVFFIWFINLTRRTRNLWRRLLRRRVAYVRLSIGGALPEFALPPPWWARRFLGASMPLSMSNLRHRLEWLASDPQVRGIVLDINTLTCGWATIESLHQEIRRFRERGKRVVARLTNPDTKTYVAACAADLIVAPPAALLNVTGLYTGVRFLKDALAKVDLSVEVTAVSPYKTAGDPLARPDMSPENREQIERLLDLRYAAIVETIATARRKTPDEVRALIDTAPWSAQRAQEAGLIDAVLYEDELPAFLASQAGKDGGAGSEPQIVEWAQARRALRLPMLRPHRRLVGVITIEGTIAAGPSRQNPLPIPLIGELIAGSESIIQALRQAERNPRLAAVLLYINSPGGSAFDSDLIWREVRRLDRRKPVVAVMGDVAASGGYYVASGARTILAQPGAVTGSIGVLIIRPVIEGLLKRAGVNTVAIGRGANSAFFVSDAPAEAERSAVRALIDDSYALFKQRVSTGRNIPEPALEPLAGGRVWSGREAYEYGLIDASGGVPEALLKAQELAGLPRDRTAPLILIGSGRGRLPPQSFPKDMMEGLITELRQPRVWAMLPFSEDESVVQLREIA; translated from the coding sequence ATGTTGAGCGTCTTCTTCATCTGGTTCATCAACCTGACGCGGCGCACCCGTAATCTCTGGCGTCGATTATTACGGCGCCGCGTGGCGTATGTACGCCTGTCAATCGGTGGGGCGCTCCCGGAATTCGCGCTGCCGCCACCCTGGTGGGCGCGGCGATTCCTGGGCGCCTCGATGCCGTTGAGCATGAGTAATCTGCGCCATCGTCTCGAATGGCTCGCCTCCGACCCGCAGGTACGCGGAATCGTGCTCGACATCAACACGCTGACCTGTGGATGGGCGACGATTGAGAGCCTGCATCAGGAGATCCGGCGCTTTCGCGAACGCGGCAAACGGGTTGTGGCGCGTCTGACGAATCCTGATACGAAAACGTATGTCGCCGCCTGTGCCGCTGATCTGATCGTTGCCCCCCCAGCAGCGCTGCTCAACGTTACCGGTCTGTACACGGGGGTGCGCTTCCTCAAAGACGCGCTGGCGAAAGTGGATCTGAGCGTCGAGGTGACGGCGGTATCGCCGTACAAAACAGCTGGCGATCCGCTGGCGCGCCCTGATATGTCGCCGGAAAACCGCGAGCAGATCGAACGTCTGCTCGACCTGCGCTACGCTGCAATCGTCGAAACGATTGCCACCGCACGACGCAAGACTCCCGATGAGGTGCGCGCGCTGATCGATACAGCGCCGTGGAGCGCCCAACGAGCACAGGAAGCCGGACTCATCGACGCAGTGCTGTATGAAGATGAACTCCCGGCATTCCTGGCGTCCCAGGCAGGGAAAGACGGCGGCGCCGGATCGGAGCCGCAGATCGTCGAATGGGCGCAGGCACGGCGCGCGCTCCGCCTGCCGATGTTGCGCCCCCACCGCCGACTGGTCGGCGTTATCACGATTGAAGGAACCATCGCCGCCGGTCCGAGCCGTCAGAACCCGCTGCCCATCCCGTTGATCGGCGAGCTGATTGCGGGCAGCGAGAGCATCATCCAGGCGTTGCGTCAGGCAGAGCGCAATCCACGCCTTGCCGCAGTCCTGCTGTACATCAACTCACCGGGTGGCAGCGCCTTCGACTCCGACCTGATCTGGCGCGAAGTGCGTCGTCTCGACCGCCGCAAGCCGGTTGTGGCGGTCATGGGCGATGTTGCCGCTTCGGGAGGCTATTACGTCGCGTCCGGCGCACGCACGATCCTGGCGCAACCCGGCGCTGTCACCGGCAGCATTGGCGTGCTGATCATTCGCCCGGTGATAGAAGGGCTGCTGAAACGGGCAGGGGTAAACACGGTTGCCATCGGGCGCGGTGCGAACAGCGCCTTCTTCGTCAGCGACGCGCCAGCTGAAGCGGAACGATCCGCCGTGCGCGCCCTGATCGACGACAGTTACGCCCTGTTCAAACAACGGGTCAGCACCGGACGCAACATTCCAGAACCGGCGCTCGAACCGCTGGCGGGCGGGCGGGTCTGGAGCGGACGCGAAGCATACGAATACGGATTGATCGATGCGTCCGGCGGGGTTCCGGAAGCATTGCTGAAAGCGCAGGAACTCGCCGGATTGCCGCGCGACCGGACGGCGCCGCTGATCCTGATCGGCAGTGGGCGCGGGCGCCTGCCACCCCAATCCTTCCCCAAAGATATGATGGAAGGGCTGATCACGGAACTGCGACAACCGCGCGTCTGGGCAATGTTGCCGTTCAGCGAGGATGAGAGTGTGGTACAATTGAGGGAGATCGCGTAA
- a CDS encoding ABC transporter permease, whose amino-acid sequence MRYLIDNFPYVLSLIGQHLVMSGLSLAIALVIALPLGIVCARVTRLRNLVLGILGVIYTIPSLSLFVLLIPFTGLGLRPAVIALVAYAQLVLVRNVVVGLTGIDPAIVEAARGMGMTAAQRLWRVELPLALPIILAGVRVAMLSIIAIGTIAAFINAGGLGLLLFDGVRSSNPEKIIAGAVAVSALAISANGILWLIEQRVFQATQGVTGTKN is encoded by the coding sequence ATGCGCTACCTGATTGACAACTTTCCCTATGTTCTGAGCCTGATCGGGCAGCATCTGGTGATGTCCGGCTTGAGCCTGGCAATCGCGCTTGTGATTGCGCTGCCCCTGGGGATCGTCTGCGCGCGCGTGACGCGCCTGCGTAACCTGGTGCTGGGGATTCTGGGGGTGATCTACACCATCCCCAGTCTGTCGCTCTTCGTGCTCCTCATCCCGTTCACCGGTCTGGGATTGCGTCCGGCGGTCATCGCTCTGGTCGCGTATGCGCAACTTGTTCTGGTGCGCAATGTCGTCGTTGGTCTGACCGGGATCGATCCGGCGATTGTCGAAGCGGCGCGCGGCATGGGGATGACGGCAGCGCAGCGCCTGTGGCGGGTTGAACTACCGCTGGCGCTGCCGATCATTCTGGCGGGAGTGCGCGTTGCGATGCTGTCGATCATTGCCATTGGCACAATTGCGGCATTCATCAACGCCGGTGGGTTAGGATTACTGTTGTTCGATGGGGTGCGCAGCAGCAATCCTGAGAAGATCATCGCTGGCGCGGTGGCGGTCAGTGCACTGGCGATCAGCGCCAACGGCATCCTGTGGCTGATCGAGCAGCGTGTCTTCCAGGCGACGCAGGGGGTGACGGGGACTAAGAACTGA
- a CDS encoding ABC transporter permease: protein MISLLFEAYQYFLANQSRFWAATTQHLWISSVALAISTVAGLPIGIWAAHQVRIGQWAINAFGALRLVPSLAILFLMQPYLGIGALPALVALTLLAIPPILIATYAGIRAVDGGVRDAARGMGMTAAQILWRVELPLALPSIVGGVRTAAVEVIASATLAAFIGGGGLGIFITRGYALFDTRIMLVGAIPVALLALAAELMLGWTQRRLASNLGAAT from the coding sequence ATGATCTCACTACTGTTTGAAGCCTACCAGTACTTTCTCGCCAATCAATCGCGTTTCTGGGCTGCCACAACCCAACACCTCTGGATCAGTTCGGTAGCGCTGGCGATCAGCACGGTCGCCGGGCTGCCGATCGGCATCTGGGCGGCACATCAGGTGCGCATCGGTCAGTGGGCAATCAATGCGTTTGGTGCGCTGCGTCTGGTACCGAGTCTTGCCATCCTCTTCCTGATGCAACCGTACCTCGGCATCGGCGCATTGCCAGCGCTGGTGGCGTTGACATTGCTGGCAATTCCGCCGATCCTCATCGCTACCTATGCTGGCATTCGCGCAGTCGACGGTGGCGTGCGCGACGCGGCGCGCGGCATGGGAATGACTGCCGCGCAGATCCTCTGGCGCGTGGAACTCCCGCTCGCACTGCCCTCGATTGTTGGCGGCGTGCGCACAGCAGCGGTTGAAGTGATTGCAAGCGCGACCCTTGCCGCATTTATCGGCGGGGGCGGGCTGGGCATTTTCATCACCCGCGGCTATGCGCTGTTCGATACCCGGATTATGCTCGTCGGCGCCATACCGGTCGCCCTGCTGGCGCTGGCAGCCGAATTGATGCTCGGCTGGACGCAGCGCCGCCTGGCATCCAATCTGGGCGCCGCAACGTAG